From one Sulfurimonas sp. HSL-3221 genomic stretch:
- a CDS encoding ABC transporter permease, translating into MFGLALKNILHYKGRTVVTFALTFFSSLLFIVYVALMDGSHAHMLKSALDIYENALHIYKKGYREEGGYDYLLTDVSAEEALLARTAGIAAYAPRLESFALLSTPRDSVGAMVVGINPGGERRLSKMAEARREGRYLEDNDTNALYIGSELAVRLKVGVGDTVALIGTATDDSFAAENFRIVGIFKTGLFEFDASSAFVNKAYYDTLMLSGDMASYIVASVDDLTALPQTVNAVQAGLAEGLEAVPWTVLMHAQVEAMEVDSVFGYISMGVFFVVIFFVIMIFSFLNIVGRTRELGMLRAIGLSPRNVSALLLLEMLLIALAAVGLSVAVGAPIAWYFELHPMVIEGIAEAYRDYGIVDDQIPMRFDWSTIGWNAGVVFALNMLAVLYPIAVVKRYTPVEAMHHV; encoded by the coding sequence ATGTTCGGACTGGCGTTGAAAAACATCCTCCATTACAAAGGGCGGACCGTCGTCACCTTTGCGCTGACGTTTTTCAGCTCCCTGCTCTTTATCGTCTACGTCGCCCTGATGGACGGTTCGCATGCGCATATGCTCAAAAGCGCCCTCGACATCTATGAAAACGCCCTGCATATCTACAAAAAAGGGTACCGTGAAGAGGGGGGGTATGACTACCTGCTGACCGACGTCTCGGCCGAGGAGGCGCTGCTGGCGCGCACGGCGGGGATCGCGGCCTACGCGCCGCGCCTGGAGAGTTTCGCGCTGCTCTCCACCCCCCGTGATTCTGTGGGGGCGATGGTCGTAGGCATCAACCCCGGAGGGGAACGACGGCTTTCCAAAATGGCTGAAGCGCGCCGTGAAGGGCGCTACCTCGAGGATAACGACACCAACGCGCTTTATATCGGCAGCGAACTGGCGGTGAGGCTGAAGGTGGGGGTCGGCGATACCGTGGCGCTCATCGGCACGGCGACGGACGACTCCTTTGCCGCGGAGAATTTCCGGATCGTCGGCATTTTCAAAACGGGCCTCTTTGAATTTGACGCCTCCTCCGCATTTGTGAACAAGGCGTACTACGACACCCTGATGCTGAGCGGGGATATGGCATCGTACATTGTCGCTTCCGTCGATGACCTCACGGCGCTGCCGCAGACGGTCAACGCGGTGCAGGCCGGGCTGGCCGAGGGGCTCGAGGCCGTGCCGTGGACCGTATTGATGCATGCGCAGGTGGAGGCGATGGAGGTGGACAGCGTCTTCGGCTACATCTCAATGGGGGTCTTCTTCGTCGTTATTTTCTTTGTCATCATGATCTTCAGTTTCCTCAACATCGTCGGACGGACCCGGGAGCTGGGGATGCTGCGCGCCATCGGCCTCTCCCCCCGGAACGTCTCCGCACTGCTGCTGCTGGAGATGCTGCTGATCGCGCTCGCGGCCGTTGGGCTCTCCGTGGCAGTGGGGGCGCCGATCGCCTGGTATTTCGAGTTGCATCCCATGGTGATCGAGGGGATCGCGGAGGCGTACCGCGACTACGGGATCGTCGACGACCAGATTCCGATGCGTTTCGACTGGTCCACCATCGGCTGGAATGCGGGAGTTGTCTTTGCTCTCAATATGCTGGCCGTCCTCTACCCCATTGCGGTCGTCAAGCGTTACACCCCGGTGGAGGCGATGCACCATGTCTAA
- a CDS encoding S8 family peptidase has protein sequence MRGGGTALLGLALMFHGCGSGGGSSTPETPVDPGPTVANSIALGPIGGATVTISDLAGQQQYQTVTTPFDAATDLMDDNQTLVPYAEQTVGKFTVSLPGLASTQLLLVKAEGGEDVDPNDDGQYDAAAVKAVQGSLYAYVTVSDLLNNNVRVNVFTTIAAEWIRREGLTDETEIKSVLARLSGFLFASPSTALSAFNPAKLTTGGAMEDLTLLIDAQSYADAVASATIQELFTGTTHLFHDTDNDALFDDFELLVGTNPAAANSDGDALGDYGEFFAGTDPMSSDTGAYEDPLAQYQWHLDATEPNDINVASVWESYAGRRNIYVGVVDTGIEAIHPDLVSNLDLTKSYRWSDGSNDPSPDADQLATDPYLSAHGTACAGLVAASGWNSLGVKGVAPFVKLAGYNVFSQSPLTDVTLIQALSKAVDISSNSWGDPSEFLYNDQTLIDGLQTGAEQGRSGKGIVYVMAAGNDRSNSDYSPLHIGNANNAGVANNPYVMTVTATDKDGSYSSYANFGANVLLAAPGGEFGEQYDAVNGAAIVTTDYTGYDYGFESTGFVETYRLDPKTNLPVYFDVSGNENGDYTNYMNGTSAAVPMVSGVVALMLSANPDLTYRDIRYILATTARKNDQGDGDWTTNGAGWHINHNYGFGLLDAAAAVAKAEGFASLGTETVLPKLTNDIADTAIPDANATGVTSTITEAQTLSVEHVDVWVTIDHARPGDLDIWLISPAGTESHLAYGGAYYLEGSYANWRFSTVRCLDEDAAGTWTLTVKDLRAGTTGTFKSWSLQIRGH, from the coding sequence ATGAGAGGCGGAGGGACAGCGCTTCTCGGGCTGGCATTAATGTTTCACGGCTGCGGTTCCGGCGGCGGCTCCTCGACGCCGGAAACCCCGGTTGATCCAGGACCGACGGTCGCAAACAGTATCGCCCTTGGCCCCATCGGCGGGGCAACGGTCACCATCAGCGACCTGGCGGGGCAGCAGCAGTATCAGACGGTCACGACACCGTTCGATGCTGCAACGGACCTGATGGATGATAACCAGACACTGGTGCCGTACGCGGAGCAGACAGTCGGAAAATTTACGGTCTCGCTCCCCGGTCTGGCATCGACGCAGTTGCTACTTGTGAAGGCTGAAGGGGGCGAAGATGTCGACCCCAACGATGATGGACAGTACGACGCAGCCGCGGTCAAAGCCGTCCAGGGAAGCCTCTATGCCTATGTGACGGTATCGGATCTGCTTAACAACAATGTCCGGGTGAACGTCTTCACCACCATTGCAGCCGAGTGGATCCGCCGGGAGGGTCTGACGGACGAGACAGAGATCAAGTCGGTGCTCGCCCGCCTTTCCGGATTTCTTTTTGCCTCCCCGTCGACAGCGCTCAGCGCGTTTAACCCGGCAAAACTGACCACGGGCGGTGCAATGGAGGATCTGACCCTCTTGATTGATGCGCAGTCCTATGCGGATGCCGTGGCGTCGGCAACGATCCAGGAATTGTTTACGGGAACGACCCATCTTTTCCACGATACGGACAACGACGCCCTTTTTGATGATTTTGAGCTGCTGGTCGGTACGAACCCGGCAGCCGCGAACAGCGACGGGGATGCGCTGGGTGACTACGGCGAGTTTTTTGCCGGAACCGACCCCATGAGCAGCGATACCGGGGCTTATGAAGATCCTCTCGCCCAATATCAGTGGCATCTGGATGCGACGGAACCGAACGACATCAATGTTGCTTCGGTCTGGGAGTCTTATGCGGGCCGCCGCAATATTTATGTGGGCGTGGTCGATACAGGTATTGAAGCGATCCACCCCGATCTGGTCTCGAACCTCGACCTGACGAAGAGCTACCGCTGGTCCGACGGCTCGAACGACCCGTCGCCCGATGCGGACCAGCTCGCTACGGACCCCTACCTCTCTGCGCACGGGACGGCCTGTGCGGGTCTCGTCGCCGCTTCGGGGTGGAACAGCCTCGGTGTCAAAGGGGTGGCCCCGTTCGTCAAGCTGGCGGGGTACAATGTTTTCTCGCAGTCGCCGCTGACGGACGTTACGCTGATCCAAGCGCTCTCCAAAGCGGTAGACATCTCCTCGAACAGCTGGGGCGACCCCTCCGAATTCCTCTATAACGACCAGACGCTGATCGACGGTCTGCAGACAGGGGCGGAGCAGGGGCGCAGCGGGAAGGGGATCGTCTACGTCATGGCCGCGGGGAACGACCGCAGCAATTCGGATTACTCCCCGCTGCATATCGGCAACGCCAACAATGCTGGCGTCGCGAACAACCCCTATGTCATGACCGTGACGGCCACCGATAAGGACGGCAGTTACTCCTCCTATGCCAATTTCGGCGCGAATGTTCTGCTCGCGGCGCCGGGCGGCGAGTTCGGCGAGCAGTATGATGCCGTGAACGGAGCGGCGATCGTGACGACGGATTACACCGGGTACGACTACGGGTTTGAATCGACCGGCTTCGTTGAAACGTACCGTCTCGACCCCAAGACGAATCTCCCTGTCTATTTTGATGTTTCGGGTAATGAGAACGGTGACTACACCAACTATATGAACGGGACGTCGGCAGCCGTACCCATGGTCAGCGGGGTCGTCGCTTTGATGCTCAGTGCGAACCCGGATCTGACCTACCGCGATATACGCTATATCCTTGCAACGACAGCCAGAAAAAACGATCAGGGTGACGGCGACTGGACGACCAACGGCGCCGGGTGGCATATCAACCACAATTACGGCTTCGGGCTGCTGGATGCCGCGGCTGCCGTCGCCAAGGCAGAAGGTTTTGCGTCGCTCGGCACGGAAACCGTGCTGCCGAAGCTGACAAACGACATCGCGGATACGGCGATTCCCGATGCGAACGCCACCGGCGTGACGTCCACGATTACCGAGGCACAGACGCTGAGCGTGGAACATGTCGACGTCTGGGTGACCATTGACCATGCCCGTCCCGGGGACCTCGATATTTGGCTGATATCACCGGCGGGGACGGAGAGCCATCTGGCATACGGCGGGGCCTACTACCTGGAGGGCTCCTACGCCAACTGGCGCTTCTCCACCGTCCGCTGTCTCGACGAGGATGCGGCCGGAACATGGACGCTGACCGTCAAAGACCTCCGGGCCGGAACAACCGGTACGTTTAAAAGCTGGTCGCTGCAGATTCGGGGACATTAA
- a CDS encoding lysophospholipid acyltransferase family protein translates to MFKNLRKYLYMIWLGKKFIPIFRHVYLDTQLDEHDRYHALSKERQNYSLSVLEYLNVVPVMHGGLPEANRVLYIANHRSLLDIISIESLFSTQQKAGMWIAKQTLLDNKIYGKFFEYSGCIAVDLKAGKGMLAFFKKIKHIFQVAPDLNLFMFPEGERFGGEGVGPFQPGAEKIAKANKMQIVPIYIDDQLEKVYQASPFKQPYEVHIHIGEPLALENIEEQYRAFMDAAKTLTPKTA, encoded by the coding sequence ATGTTTAAAAACCTCCGCAAATACCTCTATATGATCTGGCTCGGGAAGAAGTTCATCCCCATCTTCCGCCATGTCTATCTAGACACGCAGCTGGATGAACACGACCGCTATCACGCCCTCTCGAAGGAGCGCCAGAACTATTCGCTCAGCGTACTGGAATACCTCAACGTCGTTCCGGTGATGCACGGCGGGCTCCCCGAAGCGAACCGGGTGCTCTATATCGCCAATCACCGCAGCCTGCTCGACATTATCAGCATCGAGTCCCTCTTCTCTACGCAGCAGAAGGCGGGGATGTGGATCGCCAAGCAGACGCTGCTCGACAACAAGATCTACGGGAAATTTTTCGAATACAGCGGCTGTATCGCGGTCGACCTCAAAGCGGGGAAGGGGATGCTAGCCTTTTTTAAAAAGATTAAGCATATTTTCCAGGTGGCGCCGGACCTTAATCTCTTTATGTTCCCCGAGGGGGAGCGTTTCGGCGGCGAGGGAGTCGGGCCGTTTCAGCCGGGCGCGGAGAAGATCGCCAAGGCAAACAAGATGCAGATCGTCCCGATCTATATCGACGACCAGCTTGAAAAAGTGTACCAGGCTTCCCCGTTCAAGCAGCCTTACGAAGTGCACATCCATATCGGCGAGCCGCTCGCGTTGGAAAACATCGAAGAGCAGTACCGCGCGTTTATGGACGCTGCGAAAACGCTCACCCCTAAAACAGCGTAG
- a CDS encoding ribonuclease HII, translating into METAAPLCGIDEAGRGPIAGPLVMAGVILHAPLDGLNDSKKLTEKKREALYARITENAAYHIVRFSAQQIDDDGISACLAKGLKEIMEVLGEADYLFDGNSTFGVKGLRTQVKADADVPEVSAASILAKVTRDREMVALASTYPQYGFEKHKGYGSAAHIEAIQTHGYSAVHRRSFRLKALQPTLF; encoded by the coding sequence ATGGAAACAGCAGCACCTCTTTGCGGGATCGACGAGGCGGGGCGGGGCCCCATCGCAGGTCCTCTCGTTATGGCGGGCGTCATTTTGCACGCGCCGCTCGACGGCCTGAACGATTCGAAAAAACTGACGGAGAAAAAGCGCGAAGCGCTTTACGCGCGCATTACGGAAAACGCGGCCTACCACATCGTGCGTTTTTCCGCGCAACAGATCGACGACGACGGCATCTCCGCCTGCCTCGCAAAAGGGCTCAAAGAGATTATGGAGGTTCTGGGGGAGGCCGACTACCTCTTCGACGGCAATTCAACCTTTGGCGTCAAGGGACTGCGCACACAGGTCAAAGCCGACGCCGACGTGCCCGAAGTGAGCGCGGCCTCCATCCTCGCCAAGGTTACCCGCGACCGGGAGATGGTCGCCCTGGCCTCAACCTACCCGCAGTACGGCTTTGAAAAACATAAGGGGTACGGTTCGGCGGCACACATCGAGGCGATCCAGACCCATGGCTACAGCGCCGTCCATCGCCGGAGCTTCCGCCTGAAGGCCCTGCAGCCTACGCTGTTTTAG
- a CDS encoding outer membrane lipoprotein-sorting protein, whose amino-acid sequence MRLLLVWLSMTLLLFGSEASEIVKKVEDNLRGKDVYMKLEMVITSARHKRTVRIESWAEGKTKSFMKILYPPKDSGITFLKLDKQLWQYVPKIERIVKIPPSMMLQSWMGSDFTNDDMVKESSMVDDYDAEILEKTAETVTIAFTPKPDAAVVWGRIVSQIDRRTYTQMHDVFYDDFGSKVREMFYSDVKTFGTHHIPTVMRIKPLEKGKEKNETLVLLSDVVYDRGVSGSYFTKQALKRYSR is encoded by the coding sequence ATGCGGTTACTGTTGGTCTGGCTCTCGATGACACTCCTGCTGTTCGGTTCGGAGGCTTCCGAGATCGTCAAAAAAGTGGAGGATAACCTTCGCGGAAAAGACGTCTACATGAAGCTGGAGATGGTCATCACCTCGGCGCGGCACAAGCGGACGGTGCGGATCGAGAGCTGGGCCGAGGGGAAGACGAAGAGCTTCATGAAGATACTCTACCCGCCCAAAGACAGCGGCATCACCTTTTTAAAACTCGACAAGCAGCTATGGCAGTACGTGCCGAAGATCGAACGCATCGTCAAGATCCCGCCGTCGATGATGCTGCAGAGCTGGATGGGGAGCGATTTCACCAACGACGACATGGTTAAAGAGAGTTCGATGGTCGACGACTATGACGCAGAGATCCTCGAAAAGACGGCGGAGACGGTAACCATCGCTTTCACCCCGAAACCCGATGCGGCCGTCGTGTGGGGACGGATTGTCTCGCAGATCGACCGGCGGACCTATACCCAGATGCATGACGTCTTTTACGACGATTTCGGCAGCAAGGTGCGGGAGATGTTTTACAGTGACGTCAAAACCTTCGGTACGCACCATATCCCGACGGTTATGCGGATCAAACCGCTGGAGAAGGGCAAGGAGAAGAACGAGACGCTGGTGCTCCTCTCCGACGTCGTCTACGACCGGGGCGTGAGCGGCAGCTATTTCACGAAGCAGGCGCTTAAACGCTACTCGCGCTAG
- a CDS encoding ABC transporter permease — translation MSKTTFTLALKMAWHSLWRRARRSGLVILMIAGSMTAMLAIEGLYDGMVKTMRESTIRSDSGEISVYAPKFRLYQSLEYAIADDRPLLEALDADTAVAAYSVRLSQTGLASTARKSAMGRLVGIDLEAEERFGQLSGFVKTGKIDWGRRQNGCAIGKKLAEDLGVEVGHRLVFSSQNAQGDISAVSLYVTAIVQTSNLLIDNQTIYVALPRSRTFSGLGANGATQVALRLAAPSQTEAVAARLQAAFPGLEVETWQTLYPVLQQMQEMMVIFNSITFAIVMLVVLIGIFGVMLVSVLERTREFGILIALGTPQSQLRTQVAAEALVLGVVGFVLGAFTSYAALWYLQTQGLDLREYAAGLEAFGYNAVVYADIKSRYFTNTFLAIIAAAIVSVLMPLRRLKKLNLIEVIQV, via the coding sequence ATGTCTAAAACGACCTTCACCCTGGCCCTGAAGATGGCATGGCACAGCCTGTGGCGCCGCGCCCGCCGCTCCGGGCTCGTCATTCTCATGATTGCCGGCAGTATGACGGCGATGCTCGCCATCGAGGGGCTTTACGACGGCATGGTCAAAACGATGCGCGAGAGCACGATCCGCAGCGACAGTGGCGAGATCTCCGTCTACGCCCCGAAGTTCCGGCTCTACCAGAGCCTGGAGTACGCCATCGCCGACGACCGGCCGCTGCTGGAAGCACTGGATGCGGACACGGCCGTCGCCGCCTACTCCGTCAGGCTATCGCAGACCGGCCTGGCCTCGACCGCGCGCAAGTCGGCGATGGGACGGCTGGTCGGCATCGACCTGGAGGCCGAAGAGCGCTTCGGGCAGCTCTCCGGCTTTGTCAAAACGGGGAAAATCGACTGGGGGCGGCGGCAGAACGGCTGCGCCATCGGCAAGAAACTGGCGGAAGATCTGGGCGTCGAGGTGGGGCACCGCCTGGTCTTCTCGTCGCAGAACGCCCAGGGGGATATCAGCGCCGTTTCGCTCTATGTGACGGCGATCGTGCAGACGTCGAACCTGCTCATCGACAACCAGACGATCTACGTCGCCCTGCCGCGCAGCCGCACCTTCTCAGGACTGGGTGCGAACGGCGCGACCCAGGTGGCGCTGCGGCTGGCGGCACCTTCGCAGACGGAAGCGGTTGCCGCACGGCTGCAGGCCGCCTTCCCGGGGCTGGAGGTCGAGACGTGGCAGACGCTCTACCCGGTGCTCCAACAGATGCAGGAGATGATGGTCATCTTCAACTCCATTACCTTTGCCATCGTCATGCTTGTGGTCCTCATCGGCATCTTCGGCGTCATGCTCGTCTCGGTGCTTGAGCGGACCCGCGAGTTCGGCATCCTCATCGCGCTGGGGACACCCCAGTCGCAGCTGCGCACCCAGGTCGCCGCGGAGGCGCTGGTGCTGGGCGTGGTCGGTTTTGTGCTGGGGGCATTCACCAGCTACGCCGCCCTGTGGTACCTGCAGACGCAGGGGCTCGACCTGCGCGAATACGCGGCGGGGCTGGAGGCGTTCGGCTACAACGCCGTCGTCTACGCCGATATCAAGAGCCGCTACTTCACCAACACCTTCCTGGCCATCATCGCGGCGGCGATCGTGTCGGTGCTGATGCCGTTGCGAAGGCTCAAAAAGCTTAATCTTATCGAGGTGATACAGGTATGA